In a genomic window of Chryseobacterium sp. G0162:
- a CDS encoding YARHG domain-containing protein, protein MKILNYTFISLLAAALISCKKDGKPNESNKDSLTAKKDSVVIPEIHKEYYGIYTGDFAGMEKMVDDVDGSEYNESVYKKISLKINRITKDSVYGQSIVNGNQRPVRGVFNETSKSFVLDEPGNDKTDGRFEVKLSGDSLTGKWNAFNTKGVKAPLKSLKLIKKEFVYNPNFMLDPDSNLVDWNNPKSFVEKYTDSDGKTESYTTSKNRVASDAVFKLNASKQKLNEKDLKNLRKLDLEIIKNSVFARHGYSFKKETYRDFFEQTNWYIPVSNNVDNELSPMEKDNVALLNKFIKYAEDKYDSFGR, encoded by the coding sequence ATGAAAATTTTAAATTACACCTTTATTTCTCTTCTTGCAGCAGCGCTTATTAGCTGTAAAAAAGATGGAAAACCGAATGAATCAAACAAAGATTCCCTAACAGCAAAAAAAGACTCTGTGGTCATTCCTGAGATCCATAAAGAATATTACGGGATTTACACCGGTGATTTTGCAGGAATGGAAAAAATGGTTGACGATGTAGATGGCTCTGAATATAATGAGAGCGTCTACAAAAAAATTTCTCTAAAAATCAACAGGATTACCAAAGACAGTGTGTATGGACAAAGCATTGTGAATGGAAACCAACGCCCGGTAAGAGGAGTTTTTAATGAAACGTCAAAATCTTTTGTACTGGATGAGCCGGGTAATGATAAAACAGATGGCAGATTTGAGGTAAAACTGAGTGGAGATAGCTTAACTGGAAAATGGAATGCCTTCAACACAAAAGGAGTAAAAGCTCCTCTAAAATCACTCAAACTCATTAAAAAGGAATTTGTTTATAACCCCAATTTTATGCTTGATCCGGATTCAAACCTGGTAGACTGGAATAATCCTAAGTCTTTTGTTGAGAAGTACACAGATAGTGATGGGAAAACCGAAAGCTATACAACATCAAAAAATCGGGTAGCTTCTGATGCCGTCTTTAAGCTGAATGCCTCTAAACAAAAACTCAATGAAAAAGACCTTAAAAACTTAAGAAAACTGGATCTGGAAATTATCAAGAACTCCGTATTTGCAAGACATGGATATTCCTTTAAAAAAGAAACTTACAGGGATTTCTTTGAACAGACCAATTGGTATATTCCGGTTTCCAATAATGTAGATAACGAGCTTTCCCCTATGGAAAAAGATAATGTGGCACTCCTGAACAAATTTATTAAATATGCTGAAGATAAATATGACAGCTTTGGAAGATAG
- a CDS encoding DUF2809 domain-containing protein, with product MKFQFSLKYLLISIFIFLVEVLIATRLKNIFFVRAYLGDVIVVILLYTLVKSFFRVNNEKLILGILIFSCFVEFAQYFNIAEKLGFRPGSLMYIVIGNSFSWIDILCYVAGCVFLYVFVKLIKKENLISPSNS from the coding sequence ATGAAATTCCAATTTAGCCTGAAATATCTCCTTATCTCCATTTTTATTTTCCTTGTTGAGGTACTGATCGCAACAAGATTAAAGAATATTTTCTTTGTAAGAGCTTATCTTGGAGATGTCATTGTTGTCATACTTCTTTATACTTTGGTGAAAAGCTTTTTCAGAGTTAATAATGAAAAACTTATTCTTGGAATTTTAATTTTTTCTTGTTTCGTAGAGTTTGCCCAATATTTCAATATTGCGGAAAAACTAGGCTTCCGTCCTGGAAGCCTGATGTATATTGTGATTGGAAATTCTTTTTCCTGGATTGATATTCTGTGTTATGTCGCAGGTTGTGTATTCCTCTATGTGTTTGTAAAGCTGATAAAAAAAGAAAACTTAATCTCACCTTCAAACTCCTAG
- a CDS encoding thioredoxin family protein — MKNLKILMAAFIAGLGLLSFTTMNHDKNKPQKESISAVKGYEVGDEATDFKLKNIDGKMVSLSDFKTAKGFIVIFTCNHCPYAKKYEDRIIELDKKYKDQGYPVIAINPNDPNVQPEDGYKQMIDRAKQKGFTFPYLVDEGQKIYPQYGATKTPHVFILQKENGKNIVKYIGAIDNNYDNPNDVSEYYAQDAVNALIKSEPVKMTKTVAIGCTIKVKK; from the coding sequence ATGAAAAATCTGAAAATTTTAATGGCAGCTTTTATCGCTGGATTAGGCTTATTAAGCTTTACAACAATGAATCACGATAAAAATAAACCTCAAAAAGAAAGTATTTCAGCTGTAAAAGGCTACGAAGTGGGAGATGAGGCTACTGACTTTAAGCTTAAAAATATTGATGGAAAAATGGTTTCCCTGAGTGATTTTAAAACAGCCAAGGGGTTCATTGTTATTTTTACCTGTAACCATTGTCCGTATGCCAAGAAGTATGAAGACAGAATCATTGAGCTTGATAAGAAATATAAAGATCAGGGATATCCGGTCATAGCAATCAATCCAAATGATCCAAATGTACAGCCTGAAGACGGCTACAAGCAGATGATAGATAGAGCGAAACAGAAAGGATTTACTTTTCCATATCTGGTGGACGAAGGGCAGAAGATCTATCCGCAGTATGGAGCTACCAAAACTCCGCATGTTTTTATACTACAGAAGGAAAACGGGAAGAATATTGTAAAATATATAGGCGCTATTGATAACAATTATGATAATCCTAATGATGTATCAGAATACTATGCTCAGGACGCGGTAAATGCTCTAATAAAAAGTGAACCAGTAAAAATGACAAAAACGGTTGCTATTGGCTGTACAATCAAGGTAAAGAAATAA
- a CDS encoding TlpA family protein disulfide reductase, whose product MKNLLTLLAIFMFCTLYKAQQTEISVLKYEDLEKKIQSEKNKFLVVNFWATTCAPCVKELPHFMEINNQYAGNSKFKMILVSLDRLVDKERVLKFIKNKNLTAEVVLLDDIKRMNTWIPRFEKKWDGNIPVTIFYKNGEKVYFNDGEMSKEDLGKTITENLQ is encoded by the coding sequence ATGAAGAATTTATTAACACTCCTTGCAATCTTTATGTTCTGCACACTATATAAAGCTCAGCAGACCGAAATTTCTGTTTTGAAATACGAAGATCTGGAAAAGAAAATCCAATCGGAGAAAAATAAGTTTCTGGTCGTTAATTTTTGGGCAACCACCTGTGCTCCTTGTGTGAAAGAGCTTCCTCATTTTATGGAAATCAATAATCAATATGCCGGTAATTCTAAGTTTAAGATGATTCTGGTTTCACTAGACAGGCTGGTAGATAAAGAAAGGGTTTTAAAATTCATTAAAAACAAAAATCTGACCGCTGAAGTTGTGCTTTTAGATGATATTAAAAGAATGAATACCTGGATTCCAAGATTTGAAAAAAAGTGGGATGGAAATATTCCTGTAACAATTTTTTATAAAAACGGAGAAAAAGTATATTTCAATGACGGAGAAATGAGTAAAGAGGATCTTGGGAAAACAATTACTGAAAATCTACAATAA
- the mutS gene encoding DNA mismatch repair protein MutS translates to MAKSKKETPLMNQYNTIKGKYPDALLLFRVGDFYETFGQDAVKTSQILGIVLTKRNNGEGSVELAGFPHHSIDSYLPKLVRAGMRVAICDQLEDPKMVKGIVKRGVTELVTPGVTFNDQVLNSKKNNFLLSLHKEKEKYGIALVDISTGEFLVSEGNLEKLLHIVNTFDPSEIIFQRSVQIPEQIKNKNAFKLEDWAFQYSFAYEKLTNHFKTNSLKGFGVEALPLAITAAGAIFAYLVEDTHHNLLSHITKLQIIPQEDYLMMDNFTLRNLEIVYPSNPQGKSLLDIIDKTSTPMGGRLLRRRIILPLKSVDEISRRLSLIDFLNENDHLKYEIGQLLKSISDLDRLMGKLAAEKISPRELGHLRQSLINIHKIKALLHPHADVLAWLEPLFDLEELIKFLQNNLNEELPVSIAKGNVVKDGVSEELDRLRNLQSKGRGFLDEMCQREIERTGITSLKIDFNNVFGYYIEVRNTHKDKVPDDWVRKQTLVNAERYITEELKEYESQILGAEEKIGALESQLYKNVCAETMVYIDQIQGNSSIIAQIDVAAGLSELAVSESYTKPILNDGYAIDLKEARHPIIENALPLGEKYIPNDIFLDKDSQQIIMVTGPNMAGKSAILRQTAIVCLLAQIGSFVPAKYAEIGLLDKIFTRVGATDNISAGESTFMVEMNEAANILNNISERSLILLDEIGRGTSTYDGVSIAWAIAEYLHQHVTQAKTLFATHYHELNEMTVNFERVKNFHVSIQENKGNIIFMRKLVPGGSEHSFGIHVAKLAGMPAKVVNRANEILKTLEASRSQEGGASENIKRVTEENMQLSFFQLDDPVLENIREELTKIDINTLTPIEALMKLNAIKKMIGG, encoded by the coding sequence ATGGCAAAATCGAAGAAGGAAACTCCACTCATGAATCAGTATAATACCATCAAGGGCAAATACCCGGATGCACTTTTGCTTTTCAGAGTAGGAGATTTTTATGAAACTTTTGGGCAAGATGCCGTGAAGACCTCTCAGATACTGGGAATTGTTCTTACCAAAAGGAATAACGGAGAAGGAAGTGTAGAATTGGCAGGATTTCCGCACCATTCAATAGATTCTTATCTTCCCAAATTGGTAAGAGCTGGAATGAGGGTGGCTATCTGCGATCAGCTGGAAGATCCCAAAATGGTTAAAGGCATTGTAAAAAGAGGCGTTACAGAATTGGTAACTCCAGGGGTTACTTTCAATGACCAGGTTTTAAATTCCAAAAAAAATAACTTCCTGCTTTCCCTTCATAAAGAAAAGGAAAAATATGGAATTGCTTTAGTAGATATCTCTACTGGTGAATTTTTAGTAAGTGAGGGTAATCTTGAAAAGCTATTGCATATTGTCAATACTTTTGATCCCAGTGAAATCATTTTCCAGAGAAGCGTACAGATTCCTGAGCAAATTAAGAATAAAAACGCCTTTAAGTTGGAAGACTGGGCTTTTCAATACAGTTTTGCCTACGAGAAATTAACCAATCATTTTAAAACGAATTCCTTAAAGGGATTTGGAGTGGAAGCTCTTCCGTTAGCTATTACTGCAGCAGGAGCTATTTTTGCATATCTTGTAGAAGATACTCACCATAATTTACTTTCTCATATCACCAAACTTCAGATCATTCCACAGGAAGATTATCTGATGATGGATAATTTTACATTAAGAAACCTGGAGATCGTTTATCCAAGCAACCCACAAGGAAAATCATTGCTGGATATTATTGATAAAACCTCAACCCCAATGGGAGGAAGGTTGCTAAGAAGAAGGATTATTCTTCCTTTAAAATCTGTTGATGAAATTTCGAGAAGACTTTCCCTGATTGATTTTTTAAACGAAAACGATCATCTTAAATATGAAATAGGGCAGCTATTAAAGTCAATTTCCGATCTTGACCGATTGATGGGGAAACTGGCTGCAGAGAAAATTTCGCCTAGGGAATTAGGGCATCTGCGTCAAAGTTTAATCAATATTCATAAAATTAAAGCATTATTGCATCCTCATGCGGATGTACTGGCATGGTTAGAGCCTCTGTTTGATCTTGAAGAACTGATCAAGTTCCTGCAAAATAACCTTAATGAAGAACTTCCGGTAAGTATTGCCAAAGGAAACGTAGTAAAAGATGGGGTTTCTGAAGAACTGGACCGATTGAGAAATCTTCAGAGCAAAGGACGTGGATTTCTGGATGAAATGTGCCAGAGAGAGATTGAAAGAACAGGTATTACAAGCCTTAAAATTGATTTTAATAATGTTTTCGGATACTATATTGAAGTCCGAAATACTCATAAAGACAAAGTTCCGGATGACTGGGTGAGAAAACAAACCCTTGTGAATGCGGAACGATACATCACTGAAGAGTTAAAGGAATATGAAAGCCAGATTCTGGGTGCCGAAGAAAAAATAGGCGCTTTGGAAAGCCAACTGTACAAAAATGTATGTGCTGAAACTATGGTTTACATTGATCAGATTCAAGGAAACTCTAGTATTATTGCCCAGATTGATGTTGCTGCAGGGCTATCTGAGTTAGCAGTGTCAGAAAGCTATACTAAGCCTATCTTAAATGACGGCTATGCTATTGATTTGAAAGAAGCAAGGCACCCGATCATTGAAAATGCGCTTCCGTTAGGAGAAAAATATATTCCGAACGATATCTTCCTGGATAAAGATTCCCAGCAGATTATCATGGTTACTGGTCCCAACATGGCCGGTAAATCTGCGATTTTGCGTCAGACAGCTATTGTGTGTCTTTTAGCTCAGATTGGAAGTTTTGTACCTGCTAAATATGCGGAAATCGGGCTGCTGGACAAGATCTTTACAAGAGTAGGAGCTACAGATAATATTTCTGCAGGAGAATCTACTTTCATGGTGGAAATGAATGAAGCAGCCAATATCTTGAATAATATATCAGAACGAAGCCTTATTCTTTTGGATGAAATTGGGCGTGGAACGTCTACGTATGATGGGGTTTCCATTGCATGGGCTATTGCGGAGTATCTTCATCAGCATGTTACACAGGCTAAAACTTTATTTGCGACTCATTACCATGAACTGAATGAGATGACTGTGAATTTTGAAAGAGTAAAAAATTTCCATGTTTCTATTCAGGAGAACAAAGGGAATATTATCTTCATGAGAAAATTGGTTCCAGGGGGCAGTGAGCATAGTTTTGGTATTCATGTGGCTAAATTAGCCGGGATGCCTGCCAAAGTAGTAAACAGAGCGAATGAAATTCTTAAAACCCTTGAGGCGAGTAGAAGCCAGGAAGGGGGAGCTTCAGAAAATATCAAAAGGGTAACCGAAGAAAATATGCAGCTTTCTTTCTTCCAGCTGGACGATCCGGTTTTGGAGAATATTCGGGAAGAGCTTACAAAGATAGATATCAATACTTTGACCCCGATTGAAGCTTTAATGAAGCTCAACGCCATAAAAAAAATGATTGGGGGATAA
- a CDS encoding GNAT family N-acetyltransferase — protein sequence MEFPVLETERLILRQLSLNDTQDLFEYFSLEEVMEYYDLEAFKSIEDAQQIIQHFNSEFEKEKGYRWALQLKSDGKVIGTCGYHNWYKEHFKAEIGYELNPLYWRQAYMKEAILPILTFGFERMRLHRVDAFIDPANISSEKLLTSLNFQEEGTLKDYFFEKGKFVDAKIFGLINK from the coding sequence ATGGAATTTCCTGTTTTAGAAACTGAAAGACTTATTTTGCGACAGCTTTCCCTTAATGATACCCAAGATCTGTTCGAATATTTTTCTTTGGAAGAAGTCATGGAATATTATGATCTTGAAGCATTCAAATCTATTGAAGATGCCCAGCAAATTATTCAGCATTTCAACAGTGAATTTGAGAAAGAAAAAGGTTACCGTTGGGCATTACAGCTAAAATCAGATGGTAAAGTAATTGGTACCTGCGGTTATCATAACTGGTACAAAGAACATTTCAAAGCTGAAATTGGATATGAACTCAATCCTCTTTACTGGAGACAGGCTTATATGAAAGAAGCCATTCTTCCTATTCTTACATTCGGTTTTGAACGTATGAGATTACATCGTGTAGATGCTTTTATTGATCCTGCTAATATTTCTTCCGAAAAGCTTCTGACCTCACTGAATTTTCAGGAAGAAGGAACCCTCAAGGACTATTTTTTCGAAAAAGGAAAATTTGTAGACGCTAAAATCTTCGGGTTGATTAATAAATAA
- a CDS encoding cupin-like domain-containing protein, with translation MILENVDVVNDISKEDFQKNYFKKQKPLLIKNFASRWDAFDQWNLAYIREKAGDQDVPLYDNKPADAAKSSDAPVANMKMRDYIDTIKSKPSDLRIFFYIITDRLPELLKNFTYPDLGIKFFKRLPTLFFGGSEAHVLMHYDVDLGDFMHIHFEGKKRILLFDQKQSPFLYKVPLSVHTIYEVDYENPDYEKFPALKYAKGYEIFMEHGDALFIPGAFWHFNRYLEPGFSLSLRALPNKPNVFANMLYHVFIMRYTDKIMRKLFKSKWVDYKQKWAYKKSSEALEKHLREGN, from the coding sequence ATGATCCTCGAAAACGTAGATGTAGTCAATGATATCAGTAAAGAAGATTTTCAGAAGAATTATTTCAAAAAGCAGAAACCTCTTTTAATCAAGAATTTTGCGAGCCGTTGGGATGCTTTTGATCAATGGAATCTTGCCTATATCCGAGAGAAGGCAGGCGACCAGGATGTTCCTTTGTATGACAATAAACCTGCTGATGCGGCTAAAAGTTCCGATGCTCCGGTAGCCAATATGAAAATGAGGGATTATATTGATACGATAAAAAGTAAACCTTCAGATCTCAGGATTTTCTTCTACATTATTACAGACAGACTTCCGGAACTGCTTAAAAATTTCACCTACCCTGATCTTGGGATAAAATTCTTTAAAAGGCTTCCTACGTTATTCTTTGGGGGAAGTGAAGCTCATGTTTTGATGCATTATGATGTAGATTTGGGGGACTTTATGCACATCCATTTTGAAGGGAAAAAGAGAATTTTGTTATTCGATCAGAAACAGTCGCCGTTTTTATATAAAGTTCCATTATCTGTTCATACTATCTATGAGGTAGATTATGAGAATCCTGATTATGAAAAATTCCCGGCACTGAAGTACGCGAAAGGATATGAAATCTTTATGGAACACGGAGATGCTCTTTTCATTCCTGGAGCATTCTGGCATTTCAACCGATATCTTGAACCTGGATTTTCATTATCATTAAGAGCACTTCCCAATAAACCCAATGTGTTTGCCAATATGCTGTATCATGTCTTTATCATGAGATATACAGATAAGATTATGCGTAAGCTGTTTAAATCAAAATGGGTAGATTATAAACAAAAGTGGGCCTATAAGAAGAGTTCAGAAGCTTTGGAAAAGCACTTGAGGGAAGGAAATTAG
- a CDS encoding bestrophin family protein — protein sequence MRVYNTKHFLKILFSLHKSDTLKILFPSMIMVGLYSWGIQYLEVGYFHLTAKSGISNVGMIHSLLGFVLSLLLVFRTNTAYDRWWEGRKLWGKLVNDTRNFAIKINTILGDNRQDAEQVSRYLKYFPHFLAKHLSKESTRLALDEDYSEIEKTLKNHGPSEIIILLSHKLSQLKKEGKISEIEMLYLDTQLSGFLDVCGGCERIKNTPIPYSYSSFIKKFIILYVLALPIAYVITIGLFMIPLTVFVYYVLMSLEMIAEEIEDPFNNDENDIPMETIAQNIEKNVHQIMSKK from the coding sequence ATGAGAGTCTATAACACGAAACATTTCCTTAAAATACTTTTCAGTTTACACAAAAGTGATACCCTGAAGATTCTTTTTCCAAGTATGATTATGGTTGGATTATATTCCTGGGGAATTCAGTATCTGGAAGTAGGATATTTTCACCTTACTGCAAAATCAGGCATCAGTAATGTAGGGATGATTCATTCCCTGCTGGGATTTGTATTGTCTCTTTTACTGGTCTTCAGAACCAATACTGCGTATGACAGATGGTGGGAAGGAAGAAAACTTTGGGGAAAGCTGGTGAATGATACCCGAAACTTTGCTATAAAAATCAATACCATTCTTGGAGATAACCGTCAGGATGCAGAACAGGTTTCAAGATATTTAAAATATTTCCCTCACTTTTTAGCCAAACACCTTTCTAAGGAGTCTACCCGACTGGCATTGGACGAAGATTATTCAGAGATTGAAAAAACGTTGAAAAACCATGGGCCGAGTGAAATTATTATTCTTTTAAGTCATAAACTTAGCCAATTAAAAAAAGAAGGCAAGATTTCAGAGATTGAAATGCTGTATCTGGACACTCAGCTGTCAGGGTTTCTTGATGTATGTGGTGGATGTGAAAGGATTAAAAATACTCCTATTCCCTATTCTTATTCCTCGTTTATTAAAAAATTCATCATCCTATATGTACTTGCTCTTCCTATTGCTTACGTGATTACGATAGGGCTTTTCATGATACCTCTTACTGTTTTTGTCTATTATGTACTGATGAGTCTTGAAATGATTGCTGAAGAGATAGAAGATCCTTTCAACAATGATGAAAATGATATCCCAATGGAGACAATAGCCCAGAATATTGAGAAAAATGTTCATCAGATCATGAGCAAAAAATAA
- a CDS encoding toxin-antitoxin system YwqK family antitoxin, which produces MKYIFLLFFSFSMMGLAQKPCGYKDGLQEGSCKEFYDNGQVKNTVEWKKGKKEGDAVFYYDNGKVNAKGEFKKDFKVKEWVYYDKNGTLTAKEIYRNGDKNVYDNSFTATFYSPKGVVEEVSNYKFAKLNGETKLFHEDGKSIKQTGLYDNGLATGKWKVFYPSGKLQRETEFVNDKWNGNRIHYREDGSIEKTEVYKDGKLISTK; this is translated from the coding sequence ATGAAATACATTTTTCTATTGTTTTTTTCTTTTTCCATGATGGGACTGGCACAGAAACCTTGTGGATATAAAGACGGATTGCAGGAAGGAAGCTGCAAGGAATTCTATGACAACGGACAGGTAAAAAATACGGTCGAATGGAAGAAAGGGAAAAAAGAAGGGGATGCTGTTTTTTATTACGATAACGGAAAAGTAAACGCAAAAGGTGAATTCAAAAAAGATTTCAAAGTAAAAGAATGGGTTTACTATGATAAAAATGGAACGCTTACTGCTAAAGAAATATATAGAAATGGTGATAAAAATGTTTATGATAACAGCTTTACCGCTACTTTTTATTCTCCCAAAGGAGTTGTAGAAGAAGTTTCTAATTATAAATTTGCAAAACTGAATGGAGAAACCAAACTTTTTCATGAAGATGGAAAATCCATAAAGCAGACCGGATTGTATGATAATGGTCTTGCCACCGGAAAATGGAAAGTATTTTATCCATCAGGCAAGCTACAGCGTGAAACAGAATTTGTCAATGATAAATGGAACGGCAACAGAATCCATTACCGTGAAGACGGAAGCATTGAAAAAACAGAGGTCTATAAAGACGGAAAATTAATCTCAACAAAATAA
- a CDS encoding RNA methyltransferase yields the protein MVQKLKLEELNRIDVETFKKVEKIPLVVILDNIRSMHNVGAAFRTADAFLIEKIILCGITPQPPHREIHKAALGATESVDWSHEEDTNNAIADLKSKGYEIIGIEQTTGSQMITDFTIDKSKKYALILGNEVEGISDEVLPNVDVFLEIPQLGTKHSLNVSVCGGIVMWEFAKALK from the coding sequence TTGGTACAGAAACTAAAACTGGAGGAACTGAACAGAATAGATGTAGAAACATTTAAGAAAGTTGAAAAAATTCCGTTGGTCGTCATTTTAGATAACATCAGAAGTATGCACAACGTAGGTGCTGCCTTCAGAACGGCAGATGCCTTTTTAATTGAAAAAATAATTCTTTGCGGAATTACTCCACAACCGCCCCATCGTGAAATTCACAAAGCGGCTTTGGGTGCAACAGAAAGTGTGGACTGGTCTCATGAAGAAGACACCAACAATGCTATTGCAGATCTGAAAAGCAAAGGATATGAAATCATAGGAATTGAACAGACTACCGGCAGCCAGATGATTACAGATTTCACTATTGACAAATCAAAAAAATATGCTTTGATTTTAGGAAATGAAGTGGAAGGAATCAGTGATGAGGTACTCCCTAATGTAGATGTATTTCTAGAGATTCCACAGCTTGGTACCAAGCATTCTCTTAATGTAAGTGTATGTGGTGGAATTGTAATGTGGGAGTTTGCAAAAGCCCTAAAATAA